One part of the Lycium ferocissimum isolate CSIRO_LF1 chromosome 8, AGI_CSIRO_Lferr_CH_V1, whole genome shotgun sequence genome encodes these proteins:
- the LOC132067113 gene encoding probable aspartic proteinase GIP2 — protein sequence MVMFKLPLSMLLLFLLLNIFLCSAEVLFLPVTKDSSTLQYITEVGQRTPLIPIKLTVHLGGRSLWVDCDKGYNSTTYKPAQCNSTQCSFAKSHACGDCIFRSQLQPGCNNNTCYIWGENPLINTYIDRAEIAEDVLAIGSTPGALVTWPRFMFTCLIDPDLMRNLANGVIGIAGFGHESPISIPNQLALDPRFTRKFAMCLSSSTTSRGVIFIGSGPYYVYNPKKVDISKDLVYTKLITNNRGFLLSEEYYIQVSSIRIAGQDVPLNKTLLSINKKNGVAGTRISTAIPFTILHTSIYDAVKTAFIKALPKNVSLVEPPTKQFGACFSSKNIRSTNVGPDVPAIDFVLHKPSAYWRIYGANSVVQVSKDVMCLAFVGQDQTWEPTIVIGGHQLEENLLLFDLPRKKIGFSSSLKLQKTSCSKYDKTILG from the exons atgGTGATGTTCAAACTTCCCTTGTCTATGCTCCTCTTATTTCTTCTactcaatatttttttatgctCAGCTGAAGTACTATTCCTTCCCGTCACTAAAGACTCATCAACCCTACAATACATTACAGAAGTAGGTCAAAGAACTCCTTTAATCCCCATAAAACTCACAGTGCATCTTGGTGGTCGAAGTTTATGGGTGGATTGTGATAAAGGTTACAATAGCACAACCTATAAACCGGCTCAATGTAATTCGACACAATGCTCTTTTGCAAAGTCTCATGCCTGTGGAGACTGCATATTTAGATCTCAACTGCAGCCTGGATGCAACAACAATACTTGTTACATTTGGGGTGAAAATCCCTTGATTAATACTTATATTGACCGTGCAGAAATTGCTGAGGATGTATTGGCTATCGGTTCTACTCCTGGCGCTCTTGTCACTTGGCCGCGGTTTATGTTCACTTGCCTTATTGATCCCGATTTAATGAGAAACCTCGCGAATGGAGTCATAG GAATTGCAGGTTTTGGACACGAAAGTCCAATTTCCATTCCCAATCAACTTGCTTTAGACCCTAGATTCACCAGGAAGTTTGCTATGTGCTTGAGCTCATCTACAACATCTCGTGGAGTTATCTTCATTGGTTCTGGCCCATATTATGTTTACAATCCTAAGAAGGTCGACATCTCCAAGGATCTTGTCTACACCAAACTAATCACAAACAACAGGGGATTTCTGTTATCTGAAGAGTACTATATCCAAGTTTCATCCATCCGAATCGCGGGGCAAGACGTACCATTAAACAAAACATTGCTTTccattaacaaaaaaaatggagttgCTGGGACAAGAATCAGCACAGCGATACCTTTCACAATTTTGCACACTAGCATATACGATGCTGTTAAAACTGCTTTCATCAAGGCGCTTCCGAAGAACGTGTCCCTTGTAGAGCCTCCTACAAAACAATTCGGAGCTTGCTTTAGTTCCAAAAACATTAGAAGCACAAACGTTGGACCAGATGTTCCTGCGATAGATTTTGTCCTGCACAAACCAAGTGCATATTGGAGGATTTATGGAGCAAATTCAGTGGTACAAGTTAGCAAGGATGTTATGTGTTTAGCGTTTGTGGGACAAGACCAAACTTGGGAACCAACGATTGT